CGACATCGTTGGTTCTGCCCAGAGGAATAAAACCCGTATAATCGTTGTTGTAGCCGAAATAATCATCAGGGTTAGGAAAGACGCGATCGCCCCAGCTGATAATTACATAACGTTCATACTCTGGTGGCACTACAACATCATCAACTACGTTGTAGCTGTTTAACTTCGCATTTGCAGATGGATTGATTACCTGCCCTTGACAAATTGCAGTTGGCAAAAAACTTTTTTGCTGTCTATAAATCGGTAAGGGATGGGGTAAGCGCACTGGTGTAAAGCTTAGTCGTCTGTTATTTGCTCCTGCAATTTTAGAAATACCATCTAGAATTGTGTCTCCCAATACAGTAGCACCAGCACTGCCAGCAAAAAATACTAAAATTTGTCTGCGACTTAATTTAGACATCAAACTCTCCTCTGTTGTGACATAAAAAATTTAGTAGAGGCAAATCTTGATTACTGACAGAAAAAGCCATCAATTATTTACGTGAAATGCCACAGATTTTGAACAGTAAGTAACCTGTTATTAACAAAAGGTTGTTTGCTATTTAGGTTACATAGCTAGACAAAAAGTTTTAAGTTTGTCATATAATCTAATGACCAAAAATTAACATTAGGTTATATGTTGATTAATGGAGATTTATCAAACAAAATTCAGGAGTCAGAAGTCATAATTCAGAATGAATTCTGCCCTGTTAAATAAACTTACTTTGAGAATTTTCGGACGGATACCAATTAGAGATGGTCGGGTAATACCTATAAAAATTATTTCCTTTGACATTTTCTTAACCAGAATCAGCTAAGGAACAGTGTCAGCGCCTCATCTGTCCTATTCTGGAGATGGATAAATAATGTTGTGGGTGAGACTGTGTTTTTCAGCGTTGTGATACCGACTTATAATCGCCAACCGATCTTAGAAAAGTGCCTCCGCGCCTTGGAGGTGCAAGAGTTAAGCCAGCCAAGTTCGGTTACTAATTACGAGATTGTCTTGGTGGATGATGGTTCTACTGATGGCACATTGGAGTGGTTGGCAGAACATAAAGAAGAGTTTCGCCATGTGCGATGGTTTCAGCAAGATCATGCTGGCCCAGCTGCGGCTCGGAATTTGGGAGTAAAAAAGGCGCTGGGAGACACAATTATCTTTATTGATAGTGATTTAGTAGTGCTGAATAATTTCTTGCAAGCTCATGCTAATGCATTATTGCAGGGACAAGAGAAATTAGGGAGCGATCGCTTTTTCACTTACGGCGCAGTTATTAATACTTGTAATTTCGACAATCCAACGGCTGAACCCTACAAAGTCACAGATTTTTCAGCAGCTTTTTTTGCTACCGGAAATGTAGCAATTCCTAAACATTGGCTAGAGAAAGCCGGACTTTTTGATACCAGTTTCCAACTCTATGGCTGGGAAGATTTAGAATTGGGTGTGCGACTGAAAAAACTAGATTTGACACTAATTAAATGTCCAGAAGCCGTTGGATATCACTGGCATCCAGCATTTAAATTAGAGCAAATTCCCCGATTGATTGACCAAGAAATTCAACGCGGACGTATGGGAGTTTTGTTTTATCAAAAACATCCCACATGGGAAGTGCGAATGATGATTCAAATGACTTGGCTGCATCGTTTACTTTGGGGACTTTTGTCCCTCAATGGCGCACTTAATGAACGGACAATGGCTCCATTATTGCAATGGCTAATTAACTTAGGTAAACCTCAATTAGCTTTAGAAATTGCTCGGATTTTCCTCAATTGGTATAACGTGAAGGGTGTCTATGAAGCCTATGCCGAAATGCAACAAGCATTGTGATTACATACCATGAGACTGGTATTTTATCCGGTCACATTACGTCAAAATCGCTCCACCCATCAACCGCTCATATCGATATTTCAATTCTTCTTTTATTAAATACCAGCGCTCTAGAGTAACATCCATCTCTATTATTTTTTCTGCTGCTTGCCGCGCTAAAAGTAAAACTTCTTCATCTTCAACCAAACTTGCTAAGGTAAAATCTGGCACTCCCGATTGACGAGTTCCCAGTACTTGTCCTGGCCCACGAAAACGCATATCCATCTCGGAGATGAAAAAGCCATCCTGAGATTGCTCCAACACCTTCAATCGTTGTTGAGCATCAGGGCTTCTGGAACTGCTCATCAACAAACAATAAGACTGAGCCGCGTCACGACCGACACGCCCGCGCAGTTGGTGCAGTTGCGATAAGCCAAATCGCTCTGCATTTTCAATGAGCATAACTGTAGCATTAGGTACGTCTACACCTACCTCAACAACAGTAGTCGAAACCAAAACCTGCGTTTGGTTATCACGGAATTTGGTAATAGATTCGTCCTTTTCGGCTGAACTCATGCGACCGTGTAGCAACCCAACTTGAAAGTCAGGAAAAACGCTTTCTTGTAACTTTTGATGCTCATCAACAGCCGATCGCAAATCTAATTTTTCTGATTCTTCCACTAATGGCAAAACCACATAAACTTGTCTACCTTGGACAATTTCTCGGCGGATCAGGTCGTAAGCATGGTTGCGTTGCTGACCAGACAATACTGTTGTCTGAATCTTTTGCCGTCCTGGTGGTAACTCATCAATCTGACTCACATCCAAATCGCCATGTATCGTCAACGCTAAGGTTCGGGGAATCGGGGTAGCTGTCATAGTTAACACATGGGGTTGCTCGCCTTTTTGCTGCAAACGCGCTCGTTGTTCTACCCCAAAGCGATGCTGTTCATCTATCACCACTAACCCCAATTGCTGGAAGTTTACAGAGTCTTGAATTAAGGCATGAGTTCCCACTAACAGAGGTAATTCACCAGTTCCTAACTGAGAATGTATTTGTCTTCGTTTCGCAGTTTTGGTGGAACCTGTCAGTAATTCCACTGGTAAATGCAAGAGATTAAACCAACTAACCAACTTACGATAATGTTGTTCTGCCAAAACTTCTGTGGGAGCCATTAACGCCGCTTGGTAGCCAGATTGAATTGCTGCAAGGATAGCTAGCACGGCAACGACTGTTTTACCAGAACCGACATCACCTTGCACCAAACGATTCATTGGCACAGGTTTTTGTAAATCGTTGAGAATATCGTTAAGGACTCGTTGCTGCGCGCCAGTGAGTTTAAAAGGCAGTATTTCGTGGAATTTTTCTACAAGTTGGCCTCGCGGGACGAGGATGGCGCTAGTTTGAATTGCCCTTGCTTGCTGCTGACGTTGCAATAACCCAAGTTGCAGGTAGAAAAATTCATCAAAAACTAGGCGACGACGGGCAACTTGTAGGGCGGCGCTATCGCTAGGAAAATGGATATTAGCGATCGCATCTTTCAATTCCATCAAACCATATTTCTGCCGCAAACCACTTGGTAAAGGGTCTTTCAGGTTAGCGGCAGCAGGTAAAGCAGCAATTACCGCCTGTCGGACTGTATTTGCCACCACGCCTTCAGTCAATCCATAAATTGGCACTACTCGCCCAATATTCAGCGACTCAATCGAATCTCCTGGATTTGCCAAAACTTCTAGTTCTGGATTATCAAGCGTCAAGCCGTATTTACTTTCTTTCACCAACCCACACGCGGCTAAAATACTACCCACTGGATAACGACGTTTTAAACTTTCTTGCCAAGCGCGACTACTAAAACGTGTACCTGCGTAAAAACGGCCAATTTTGATTTGACCGCTATTATCTTTTACAACCAGTTCTAAAATTGATAATTTCTGATTTTTCGGGCTACTAAAGCAGTTACAACGCTTTACTGTAGCCACTATTGTCACCGTCTCACCTGCCTGTAACTCGCGGATATTCACCTGACGCGCATAATCAATGTGGTCACGAGGATAATAGAAAAGCAAGTCGCGGACGGTGTGTAAACCAAGCCGTGCCAAATTATCAGCTTTTTTGAAACCTATTTCTGGTAAATCACTGAGTTTTTGGTCAATTTTCGGTGCAAGCCTCCGACTCACCTCAGTAACGATGGGAGATTTTGGTTTCTGGATTTTTAATTGATTAATTCTCCTC
The Nostoc punctiforme PCC 73102 genome window above contains:
- a CDS encoding glycosyltransferase family 2 protein → MFFSVVIPTYNRQPILEKCLRALEVQELSQPSSVTNYEIVLVDDGSTDGTLEWLAEHKEEFRHVRWFQQDHAGPAAARNLGVKKALGDTIIFIDSDLVVLNNFLQAHANALLQGQEKLGSDRFFTYGAVINTCNFDNPTAEPYKVTDFSAAFFATGNVAIPKHWLEKAGLFDTSFQLYGWEDLELGVRLKKLDLTLIKCPEAVGYHWHPAFKLEQIPRLIDQEIQRGRMGVLFYQKHPTWEVRMMIQMTWLHRLLWGLLSLNGALNERTMAPLLQWLINLGKPQLALEIARIFLNWYNVKGVYEAYAEMQQAL
- the recG gene encoding ATP-dependent DNA helicase RecG yields the protein MTNEKPDWIRLHKALAIEAERGFTDLVGREYRFSEFLSLTLGKFPTGLPQTERRRWQGLAVQFASYPHLALEERQHLVAETRRYLSQLQQDEQGEDGKQGSRGAGEQRRINQLKIQKPKSPIVTEVSRRLAPKIDQKLSDLPEIGFKKADNLARLGLHTVRDLLFYYPRDHIDYARQVNIRELQAGETVTIVATVKRCNCFSSPKNQKLSILELVVKDNSGQIKIGRFYAGTRFSSRAWQESLKRRYPVGSILAACGLVKESKYGLTLDNPELEVLANPGDSIESLNIGRVVPIYGLTEGVVANTVRQAVIAALPAAANLKDPLPSGLRQKYGLMELKDAIANIHFPSDSAALQVARRRLVFDEFFYLQLGLLQRQQQARAIQTSAILVPRGQLVEKFHEILPFKLTGAQQRVLNDILNDLQKPVPMNRLVQGDVGSGKTVVAVLAILAAIQSGYQAALMAPTEVLAEQHYRKLVSWFNLLHLPVELLTGSTKTAKRRQIHSQLGTGELPLLVGTHALIQDSVNFQQLGLVVIDEQHRFGVEQRARLQQKGEQPHVLTMTATPIPRTLALTIHGDLDVSQIDELPPGRQKIQTTVLSGQQRNHAYDLIRREIVQGRQVYVVLPLVEESEKLDLRSAVDEHQKLQESVFPDFQVGLLHGRMSSAEKDESITKFRDNQTQVLVSTTVVEVGVDVPNATVMLIENAERFGLSQLHQLRGRVGRDAAQSYCLLMSSSRSPDAQQRLKVLEQSQDGFFISEMDMRFRGPGQVLGTRQSGVPDFTLASLVEDEEVLLLARQAAEKIIEMDVTLERWYLIKEELKYRYERLMGGAILT